One genomic region from Papaver somniferum cultivar HN1 unplaced genomic scaffold, ASM357369v1 unplaced-scaffold_151, whole genome shotgun sequence encodes:
- the LOC113336226 gene encoding probable glutathione S-transferase encodes MSMTDEVVLLDFWPSLFGMRVRIALAEKGIKYDYKEESLLNKSSLLLEMNPVHKAIPVLIHNGKPICESLIILEYIDEVWKHKYPLLPSDPYEKATARLWADYIDKNVYVFGKKIWMTKGDEQEKYKKDLIETFKVLEGQLGEKPYFGGEKMGFLDVALIPYYSWFYSYDICGNFSIEVFCPKLVAWAKKCIQKESVSKSLPDQERIYGFVLRLKKFYGVD; translated from the exons ATGTCAATGACAGATGAAGTAGTTCTCTTGGATTTCTGGCCAAGTTTGTTTGGAATGAGAGTAAGAATAGCTTTGGCTGAAAAGGGTATCAAATACGATTACAAAGAAGAAAGTCTTCTAAACAAAAGTTCACTGCTTCTAGAGATGAACCCTGTTCATAAAGCGATTCCTGTTTTGATTCACAATGGAAAACCGATCTGCGAGTCCTTAATAATTCTTGAATATATTGATGAAGTCTGGAAACACAAATATCCGTTGTTACCAAGTGATCCTTATGAGAAAGCCACTGCAAGGCTCTGGGCTGATTACATCGACAAGAAC GTGTATGTATTCGGGAAGAAGATATGGATGACAAAAGGAGATGAACAAGAGAAATATAAGAAAGATCTCATAGAAACTTTCAAAGTACTGGAAGGACAGCTCGGAGAGAAACCTTATTTTGGTGGTGAAAAGATGGGGTTTTTGGATGTTGCTTTGATTCCGTATTACAGTTGGTTTTATTCTTATGATATATGTGGGAATTTCAGTATTGAAGTTTTCTGTCCAAAGTTAGTAGCTTGGGCTAAGAAGTGTATTCAAAAGGAGAGTGTCTCTAAGTCACTTCCGGATCAAGAAAGGATCTATGGATTTGTTCTTCGCCTTAAAAAGTTTTATGGAGTTGATTAA